The Mesorhizobium loti genome includes a region encoding these proteins:
- a CDS encoding PqqD family protein, translated as MRHTDVYAISSKDIVFESFDGEAVVLDLTTGKYFGFSDSGSRLWDALSSGVPASELVGAATGIGALGAAEIDGFVSQLLEFGLLAAVADAVARPVPSELLAQLAAASEPLKVDIHDDLADLIVVDPIHEVEEPLGWPAVKQAT; from the coding sequence ATGCGTCATACCGACGTCTACGCAATATCGAGCAAGGATATCGTCTTTGAATCCTTCGACGGCGAAGCCGTCGTTCTTGACCTGACCACGGGCAAATATTTCGGCTTCTCGGATTCAGGCAGCAGACTTTGGGATGCACTGTCGTCCGGCGTGCCTGCCTCCGAACTGGTCGGTGCCGCGACCGGAATTGGCGCCCTCGGTGCCGCCGAGATTGACGGCTTTGTTTCACAATTGCTCGAATTCGGCTTGCTGGCGGCCGTGGCCGACGCCGTGGCAAGACCTGTTCCCAGCGAATTGCTGGCTCAGCTTGCCGCTGCCAGCGAGCCCCTCAAGGTCGACATCCATGACGACCTTGCCGACCTCATCGTCGTTGACCCCATCCACGAGGTCGAGGAGCCCCTCGGCTGGCCCGCGGTGAAGCAGGCCACCTGA